The DNA window AGGCTGTCAGGTGGGTCATCATCAACCAATAATTATCAACTTAGACTGCTGCTCCAAAGGAGCTCGCAATatgccatcatcatcatttccGCTATAGCccatccactgctgaacatacacAGCTCCTAATGGTTTCCACCTTGTCTGATCAGAGGCGGCCCTACACAGCACGGCATATACTGCTTTCCGGCAATATGAAAAGATAATAATCCACTGCTGGGCATAGCATCACAACAGTCTATTGTTTATTAGCATCTGCAATGATGGCTAATGATAACGTTTGAAGGCTTACTGATATAACATAGTCTCCTTCATCTCATGACATAGAAATCTGTCATCCATTCCAACTATTTCAAAGCGGCATAATTTTATACTAACCATTCCCTATCCACCCCACAGATCAGAGGACCTGCGCCGCTACCAGTCCGTGATCCTGAGCAGCCTCGGCATGAACTCCAAGGTGGACCCCGCCAAGGTCGACGGAGAGGTCAAGCAGAAGGTCAAGTTCTACGGCCAACAAGCGTCAGACACCATGTTGAGGCCTGAACAGGTGAGATGAAAGATGGAACTGTGTGCGAGTGTCTTTGGTGTTGTATTAACCCGCTGCCTAAGCGTCTGATCGAGACATGGTAGTTTTTAATGGTGGTCTGATTCCCCAGTATGCAAGGAGTTAATTTGTAGTGCCCTAGTTTAGAGTAAAAATCAATAGTGAACCTTTAAAgctcataaaatttataatatttagggTGAGTGAGTTGCACCAAATATTTAATCGTAATTAAATAACAAGAGCAAGCCAggaatagatttaattatgattaaatatttGCTACAAGTCACCCTTATTGTGTTATGTGGgagtttaataataacagaCAAAGAAAAGTACAACTCTTTATCCTTAGACCCTTttatagtacttataaaaacgGCCTCAGGTCTTATTTGAAATCCTGTCGTAGAatctgcaaaaaatatattttttatcatagcCCGCATGAAAACTTCAATAACAATCCAAGCGTGTTAACTGATCGTTTCACGGTCAAGGTCTGAATATCGTAAAGTATGATAACAGCGTGTGAATGCTTGTTtgtcgatatttttttataattgacCTCTTTAAAAGCATGTTATCTTTTTATAACTCTATAGAACATtgctataaatttattatgttattttcttatgattattttttggaaacagtatattgatatatatttttaagttccCTCTTATAAACCTAGTCAGAAACGGTTTACATACTCATAAAAATGCTATTGCAATAAAACCCTTTCTTGaagaaacttttttttcttagcCTCTTTTCTACTGCTATGCAAGACAAGAAGTTATTAAATTCTTAGGCCTTATCCCACCTCTATAAAAGAAGTTATTATACTAAATAAATACCCACCTTTTCACTTACTTTGCAATCTACCTTCACtgcctctctctctctctctctctctctctctctgtcTACATATTTCTCTCCCCAACCCCCGCTATCTACAACCGCCATTAACATACTCCCCCCTATAGGTACGAACATCTTTCCCCCCTCCGCAGGTGTTCCGAGGCTTCCTTGTCTCTACCCTGGAGTGCCAGGAGTGTTTCCACCAATCAGACCGCGCGGAATACTTCCTCGACCTATCACTGCCCGTCGCGGCCAGCCGCCCCCAGCCGCCCGCATTGGTCAGAAGGAAAACTCCTAATGGTATGTCGCTTTGTGATTGGTTGTCGTGTGTTTGAGTAGGATAAGTGCTGGTAGGTTTGTTGTTGTCTCTGTTAACTTAAACATTGTTATTAGCCAATAACCATAGAGTTTTCTGGATCTTTGATGTTTGAAGATAGATGAGGAGTTTACTACTGTAGCGAGTGTGGTTTTATATGGATTTCTGATTTTATGAATGTGTTTGGTGGAATTCCAAAATCAAAATAAGTGGCCAGATGAGGATCCTGAATAAACTATGTACAGTGCAATCTGAGGATATAAAAGGGAAGGCAACTTTAGTATGCCcatgaataaaaatagattatattaattaaaaatatactgaatGACTGCACTATACAGAGTGTTATAAGCTTTCTGTGTTTTTGCACCTATCGGTGTTGTGAACTTCACTTTGCTAAGCATGCCTTGTTGTTTCatgttatttactttttcattataaataactCTGTGTGCATCTATTCCCTAAAATACATCCGTTACTCATCCACTAATCAATTTGCACTATCACTACTACTCATACAggtaattttacaattatgtGTTGAgtctaacaaaaaaaatacatgataaacaatatacggtTCGAATTTGCTAACTAAATAGATGCACAACAATCCTAGAAGCCATATCTGACGCCCGCATAATGTATTTCAGAGGAAACTATGTACAATACTCAGGAGGAAAACAAGCCATCTAAACACCAGTTGAAGAAAGAACGCATTGCTGCCAGAAAAGCGGCGCGCAAGAACAAAGGTGGTACCCCGGGCTTGACCAGCTTCCTCTATTCACTTTAACCCTAGCTTTGTATGTGCCGAAAACCGTAACCCGGACATTTGAAATCGACAAATCCGAGcgtcgaaaaccatttctttATTCGTCTGCACTTCACAATCTACCCATTACAACTGCATTACATCTACGCTTCAGTGTGGTAACAGTAACTATAGTAACATTCATAAcgttaaaaaatgtttaacagGTAATTCGACGTCCAAAGACGAAGCGGCGGGCGAGGCAGCCGGTGCCAGTAAGGAGGAGGGGAAGTCTTCATCAGAGTCTGACGCAGACGTCGAAGACAATCTAGACGACGCGCCGCGACGCAACGACACTCACTCCGTCTCCGTGGGGACCCAGGCCATCGCACACACTGCCGCCAACTTCGCAGCCTACCATATGGAGTCAGGATACAACTCCGAGAAGGTAATCAGCTCTGACTCGATCAGAACCAGCCCTGTAGACCTCGACAAGGAGAAAGCAGATAACACTCCTGAAAATGGAGAGAAGGAAAAGGTGATCTACGCTGATTCTTCTACGTCCACCACGGCCATACCTTTAGAGTATAAACCGCTGATTTCGCTGGAGAATCTGTCGAATCCTGACTCGGGTGTGGCTAGTCCAGAGGGTACCAAGCATAATTCGACGGAGACAGTTGATAATGTAGAGTCTCCAGTCAATGGTAAAGAGCTGGGAAGCCACAGCTCACTGTCGAGCGAGGTCAATATGGATTTGGCTCGACTGTCGCCCGTCAAAACTGACTTTGACCTAGACTTGGCCGGGTTATCCCCTGTCAAAACCGACGTAGAAAGTCCAGTCAAGAACGAATTCGAAAGGCCGGTTTCTAGGATATCGTTTGCGCCGGAGTATTCTAACGAAGTTGTCTCACGAGGCATCAGCGTGCAAGGATGTAGGAACCTTCTAGAACATAGCGGAGAGAGTAGCTACGAGTCGCTGCCAGAAGCCAAGAGCCAGGAGACCACAGTGCCTGAACTGACGAACCACCAGGAGGTCATCAGTAAACTGGACAAGTTAGAGCTGGAAGGTTGTAAGGACAAGAAGCCAGCAGTTGCAGCGAAGGAGGCGGCCAtacccgcgccgccgcccgcgccgcgccccgcgctcAACAATGTCGATCTAGACAAGTCTTTGCAAAGAGACTTTATGCCGTATTCGAGACAGAGCCCACTGTCGTCCCGCTACGTCTGCGACGAAGACGAATGCAGCATCCAATCCTGCCTCAGCCAGTTCACAGCACTTGAGCTACTCACTGGCAACAACAAAGTTGGGTGTGAGACCTGCACTGAACGCATAAACGGCAAAGACGGCAAGACAGTCTACACAAATGCCACCAAACGCTTCCTAGTATCGAGCCCGCCGGCCATACTCATCCTGCATCTCAAAAGGTTCCAAATCGGGCCGCGCTGCATGTTTAGAAAGATGTCCAAACACGTCGACTTCCCGACCGTCCTCGACTTGGCTCCATTCTGCGCTATGGACAAGTTGAAGAAGCTTCCGAACGTGACGAAAGGGCAGGATGAGTTGCTCTACTCTTTATACGGGGTTGTAGAGCATTCTGGAGGCATGCACGGGGGACATTATGTAGCGTATGTGAAGGTGCGACCGCCAGTGAAGGCCAACGACCCTCGCTGGTGGTTCTTGCCCAAGAGCGCCAACACTTCGCCTGGGTCtacgggcagcggtgacgcgGACGCGGATTCTGAGTCGGATCTATCCGGCTACGAGTCTGGCGAAGCCCCCACCCCCGCCGCCGAGGTGCCCCCCGGCAAGTGGTACTATGTCTCCGACAGTATGGTCTCTGAGATCAGCGAGGAAAAGGTGCTGAGGGCGCAGGCTTATCTGCTGTTCTACGAAAGGATCCTATAAGTCAGCTTATGAGTGATGGTTTTGTTGCGCGCGCGCAAAACAGCAGTccaaatgtttttgttttgaaatggaGTGGCATTTAAGTGGAAGACTGATTGGTAGAACGGCTGATTACTGATAAAGCGTAGTGTGCGTGCCCCGTATGTTTAACACTTTTGTTTTAACCGCGCTGTAAATAGCTTGATTTTACTATCGGCTTTCTGTGTTTATTCACGCTATTTCTGACTATGTAGTGACCCTAGGCTGTAGTCAATATTATTTCGCGATTACTGATTTGCTGATTAACTCTGACCAGAAGTAGTAATTATTCTTGACGCATTAAATTTCATGAAACACGCAACAATCTAGTTACTGGTCAGCGCGCCCGACTTTTAATAATAGTTTGTGAAACAAGTGTATGGACGATTTACACATATTAAAGTCAATTCGCTAATTAATATTGCCATGAGATATACAATTTTGTAACTTTGTAGCCTAGTCTAGCGACTTTATAATCATATCTCGTAATATGGACTGCTCCAAGGATGTATGAAATTCTACACTGAAcaagtaaacataaaatagaTCTCcgtaaataatgataataaacataatttgtattcGTATCATATCGCAAGTATGTTAATTATTGTGACTGAGTCCGCGAGTAAACGAAAATAATAACGTTTGACGTCTAAATTCTTCACTAACTCTACTAACAGCCCCATAGCTTGAAAAGTTTTTCTGTACCTATTCTGAGGTTCCTTTTAGGTAGATATTACCTTCAACTAATATTAGCTGTCCCTTCAGTGTGATCAGAGATCGCAGTCATGATAGATATTGCTTTAACAGCTAATTATAGCTACGGAAGTTACCTCAAAACATTTGAAAATTAAGGTTAAATGCATTGCACGAGGTATGTATGAATTTATTGGATTTTGttgtatttatgtttgtacTCAATTATTGTATCTCAATGGAGTTGTATGGTCTTCCATTGATGGTGTCATAAGTGTTATGGTTGGTCGATACTATGTTGACTCCTAGATCTTGAATATCGTAATATAGGTCGAACTTTATCAGTGCCTAATGCCCCTATTGTGTGAAAAATATACGTCCATTTAGACTATATCTGTAGTTGTGTAGTCAGTAGATTCCTTATCCAAGCCACTGCTTTAGATTCACCTACATTATTTAGACCTTTATGTCCTATAGTTAAGATCTAAAACTATCTACAGATGGATTGATTAAGACGATTGGGTCAATGTAGTATCGAATGAAAActattaagttatttattgtcTGTGACGTTAATTCGGCTTTCCCGTGAATTGAATTTTTAATGTTATTGTAAAAACTCCTGTTTTAGCACTTCGTAATAATCATGATACATTATACTGCTCTTTGATTTAGCAGATTTGTACTGtgttagtttaatttttactGTATCCCTTGTAACGCAAGCatagaaatagttttttttgtaaatattatgattttagCAGTTGATCCCTAAATACTTTATCAACGTGTAATattcttttgtattttatgaGTTTTATCCTTCTCAATTTGTGTTTTGGGGATCTCTGTAACAATTTTAAATCCATTAACAAGTTAAAAGTAATTTTTTGAGTGCTCAATTTAGTTTCATTTAACAATacactaaataattatatcctaTGCTGAAATGGATAATCTTTTTTCGTCCTGATGCTTGCATTTTCCTTGTATCGTTGCGTAGTTAGACGTGttaattatatattgtattaatttgataaattttgtatattgataccccatacattttattgcgTTATGAACAGgtgtaataaatatagttttaaaacGATAGTTCAGTGTTTACTTTTAATATCCTTAATTTATCTTGTATAGGTATATGTTATCAAAGAGGGGCAGGAAAGAGTGCCTATAGAAAGCGAGATAGCAAGTCGGTCTGccatccttactaatattataaatgcgaaagtaactgtgtctgtctgttactctttcacgccaaaactactgaacggatttgaatgaaatttggtatacatacggtctagaccctgggaaagaacataggctactttttatcccggaattcccacgggaaaactttttaaggcgaagcgaagcgcgcgggaacagctatttttaatattttccttATACACTGATGAATATTTATATCAGCTacgaatttaaataaacatgcGTGTGTGAtaccattaaattaaataacgagaaaaaaaaacagggaatataacagaaaataatttattactatAAGCCAGACTCATCCAGTCTTTTCTTCAACATACTCACATGTACATTGTCGAAGGGTATAAGGCAAGTAATTTTGGGTGTGTCTAGTACTGTTAGTTCTATTATACAATAAAGCACCTGTAGACTGTTCTTTGCTTTTTGGAGAGCCTGAAAAAAAGAATATAActtcaaaataatgttttaaaattaacgcTATAAAGTGCAGGCCATATTAAGATAGGCATCTCTATAGGTACCTCAGAGGTAGACGATAATAAGTCCACTCTAcactacttataaaaaaatacttattactgTCTATCTCTGAGGTATAGTTTTACTCCTTGCAGTCAGTTGAGATTGGAAAGGGAACACCCGTGACTTTGTTGGGGTAAGAAGGTAGATAAGTTTTGTGGGAAGAATATCCCCCAGCAACTATACACAGGTAGCTTGTAGTGGTTGGTTGAAGAAGCacagagtgttgtggagcTCCTTGGGTGCtttgtccaacagtggacgtTTTACCGCAATAGATACTTACCGATACAGCCTTCTCTTTCATTTCCGGATTTTTAGATATCTGTTTCTTCAACTGAGTCATTTCAATCGGAGTGTACCCGACCAATTTAGAGAGTACATCACTTGTGAAGTCAACGTCTAGGCTCCCAGTCCCATCTACAATCGTACACTTTAAACTCCAGCCGTCTTTCCCGACGGACAACTTTGATAGCAACTTCATTATCTGCCCTTTCACCCTGAAGACTTTTCCAGCTTTATCCATATCACTCATTTCATTTATCTGTTTTATGTACACGTATGGTTCTGCTGCTATAGATATTGGAAATTTTCTCTCAGGCGGTTTAGGTTGGATTTCGTTTGTGAATCTGTCGAATTTGGCTTCCATTTGGCGTAGATAGTCGTCGTCTTCGTCTGCAAATAAGTCGTCATCATCGGGATAATCGTTAGAATTGTTTGTTTCTGTCTGTATTTTCTGCCGTTTCTCTGGATTCGGTATGTCTTCAGATCTTCTCTTGTTGGTGCTTGGATTGTCATTGAATTGAGCTTCGATTGCTGCGAGTTGGTCTATGTCTATATCATCGTCGTTGAAGTTGGCCACTTGTAAACTGGTGACCCTGGCTATTGGTCTCGGGGTTGGGTCAGGTGTTGGCTCAAATATTGGTATAGGGTCAGGTGGGCGTGATGGCGGTATTGAAACGGTTGCTGTAGTGTTTGAGGTACTTGGTGGTTCCGCATCTTCTGTGTTGTTCTGAGTTTCTGAAATTAATATGAGGTAATTACAATTTTAGATAAATCTAAATGTAGTAattctaaaaatatatgcCAAATAAAGTAGAAGCTTCACTGTTAATAAATATCCTCTCACCTGTGGTAGCAGGCAGGTTGAGTCTATTAGCCAGCAGGCCGGCGAGACAGTTGGAGGTGGCGATCTCCTGGACCTCCCCGCCCAGCAGTTCTACATGGCTCTCTGTCAGGAACATCACGCCGTGACGGCACTCCACCGGACCTGCGGGTAGGTATTTTAGGAGATTACTAACTATCCAATCAACGGAAATAAAACAGTAAGTACAAAATGGAGGGAGTATAAGTTAAGTTGCTATGTTTAAGAAAAAATGTTTACTGCCATAAAAAGTAACACTTGGGTAATCACAGTAAAAAATAAGGCTATATGTATTGCATTATTTTAGCATCAGCTCAGTAAGAATGAGATATGGggaagaatattttttatgatctCTAAATTCGCCCACATTGATCATCATAATCAATATTCATCATGTTTTTCATTACCCCACTTGAccttacttatttacaaaaaataacctTAAATTCTATGACAGAGTACCTTTGATGAGAATCTTGCATCCGGGGGTGATGTCAAGGCTGAGGTTCCTCATGGGCTGGTACTCGATCCCGGAGACCTCTTGGACTCCATCCGTCATGTACAGTTTTATCATCCTGAAAGATTATGAAATGGTTTCAAggatgaataaataattaagtagttAGTTTAGGTCTTATGTGCTTATTTAaggtaaaaaatacattggtATTAGTCTGAttggtattttatatttattaagtccATCACTTAGGTGTTTGATacaaagtatttatttcttacaaAACATaaccataaaaataaaattatgtatacttaagtaattttcaaattaaactAGGACTATCATATATCAGTCTGACTGATCAGATAtctctaaatttatttaaaagaaaaccAACATCTCAATATTTGTAAACTTAATAGTAATATTTCTTGTGGTGCATACTACATTTTTCTTAGTAATCATCTGATTAACCTGTGACTGGGAAGTTTGTCCTCGTATGTAGCTGTGGCCTCCACATTGTCTGTGTTGATCTTCTGCAGTTTCAAGTATTGTTGGTATGCAGGGGTGCCTGAAATTGTATAtagatttcaataaaattttagttcactaaaaaaatatttgggtatgtcatcattattttttttttagaaaccCAATGTTTATACTAAAGCATTGGCTCATGAAACCAAAAACCTATGAGAAATGTAGGACTAACATAAGACAGTTTATTTCTATCAAAATACTGATTTACCTATGTCCATAGTAGCATTAATTTGAAGTACATATCTTCCTGTTAAATCAGTTTTCCTCTGGTCCTTGAGGTTAGCTGGCAGAGATCCAGGGCAGATATCCTTCAGGTCATTCAGTAACCACTGTTCTTTAGCTAGGTTATTTAACTCACTGACTGTGTAGTTATTACTGCTATCTTCAGTCAAATATTCTACACACCTGCAATATACATATTTCGTTAGTGTTAGAAGGTTTTAATGCATATGATAccaaagtaaataagtttttatagGATCTTACCCGGTAAGCCACTCGTCATCAACAAACATACATAGCGACTTTAAATACTCTCGCACTATGTTGACACGACTGGCGGTGGAAGCCATAGCGATTGAGCAATACAATTATATTGTAATTCATAGCAATCacgttgttatttattttttatcttaattttaaagaaatcaaaatattccCTCTCAAAAACAATTTGTGACACAGCTGATATGACAAGATTGACAAGTGACAGAATAAGCTTCCGTTTTGAAACTACAGGGTTCgtttcaaagtttttttttttgtgttttaacAGGTTTTAACAGTTTGTGCATGTAAATTAATACTGCACGGCAgcaaaatcataaaattaagCAAACAACTACGAAAAATTACATGGAGAGAAGTTATtcgaaatattttataaaaaatatcgttACATCTTCaaataaggtataagattttCTGAACGCTAGACGTTTAGAGCCGCTTACAGTGCTTcacgttttttatttacagaatatatattttctgCTTAAACTGTAAACTCAAGCTGAATATAATCGGTTATAAATCTAAAGAAAGAAACAGTAAATCATATACAATGATACGATTTAAATAGGTgccttatatttaaataaataaataagctcAAAGTTCTTGGtggttttatattataaaatggtaGAAAATAAAAGGTGTGAGCTGGTATCATTATTTCTGACTGAACGCAAAAAGCTTGCTGAT is part of the Plutella xylostella chromosome 3, ilPluXylo3.1, whole genome shotgun sequence genome and encodes:
- the LOC105381081 gene encoding ubiquitin carboxyl-terminal hydrolase 45 isoform X2, whose product is MVKKKRQSDPGENGDESTESCEENDKSTCPHVAKAVDLAKLRKSLKASGGFDKECAECKKSGKTDAADPDFEEDLTLWLCLRCGSQLCGRARNKHALNHFNTPHSDCHALTTNTTTWEVHCYKCNNEVTASSAKKLHECIEYLKKQPVAGEKPKPLPPIEIFYDEPVAKTDSSIVNKGKEKAMALSLPRVRGLSNLGNTCFFNSVMQCLVQTPYLLNVLQEMSTPGERFMLPGGKLKLRGDGEDGKEVELPPIAGQLAEWGTLTKTLAETLAELQTGEGGVYTPRRLLSALVNKLPQFGGGDQHDSHELLRHLLEAVRSEDLRRYQSVILSSLGMNSKVDPAKVDGEVKQKVKFYGQQASDTMLRPEQVFRGFLVSTLECQECFHQSDRAEYFLDLSLPVAASRPQPPALVRRKTPNEETMYNTQEENKPSKHQLKKERIAARKAARKNKGNSTSKDEAAGEAAGASKEEGKSSSESDADVEDNLDDAPRRNDTHSVSVGTQAIAHTAANFAAYHMESGYNSEKVISSDSIRTSPVDLDKEKADNTPENGEKEKVIYADSSTSTTAIPLEYKPLISLENLSNPDSGVASPEGTKHNSTETVDNVESPVNGKELGSHSSLSSEVNMDLARLSPVKTDFDLDLAGLSPVKTDVESPVKNEFERPVSRISFAPEYSNEVVSRGISVQGCRNLLEHSGESSYESLPEAKSQETTVPELTNHQEVISKLDKLELEGCKDKKPAVAAKEAAIPAPPPAPRPALNNVDLDKSLQRDFMPYSRQSPLSSRYVCDEDECSIQSCLSQFTALELLTGNNKVGCETCTERINGKDGKTVYTNATKRFLVSSPPAILILHLKRFQIGPRCMFRKMSKHVDFPTVLDLAPFCAMDKLKKLPNVTKGQDELLYSLYGVVEHSGGMHGGHYVAYVKVRPPVKANDPRWWFLPKSANTSPGSTGSGDADADSESDLSGYESGEAPTPAAEVPPGKWYYVSDSMVSEISEEKVLRAQAYLLFYERIL
- the LOC105381080 gene encoding recQ-mediated genome instability protein 1, which translates into the protein MASTASRVNIVREYLKSLCMFVDDEWLTGCVEYLTEDSSNNYTVSELNNLAKEQWLLNDLKDICPGSLPANLKDQRKTDLTGRYVLQINATMDIGTPAYQQYLKLQKINTDNVEATATYEDKLPSHRMIKLYMTDGVQEVSGIEYQPMRNLSLDITPGCKILIKGPVECRHGVMFLTESHVELLGGEVQEIATSNCLAGLLANRLNLPATTETQNNTEDAEPPSTSNTTATVSIPPSRPPDPIPIFEPTPDPTPRPIARVTSLQVANFNDDDIDIDQLAAIEAQFNDNPSTNKRRSEDIPNPEKRQKIQTETNNSNDYPDDDDLFADEDDDYLRQMEAKFDRFTNEIQPKPPERKFPISIAAEPYVYIKQINEMSDMDKAGKVFRVKGQIMKLLSKLSVGKDGWSLKCTIVDGTGSLDVDFTSDVLSKLVGYTPIEMTQLKKQISKNPEMKEKAVSALQKAKNSLQVLYCIIELTVLDTPKITCLIPFDNVHVSMLKKRLDESGL
- the LOC105381081 gene encoding ubiquitin carboxyl-terminal hydrolase 16 isoform X3 encodes the protein MVKKKRQSDPGENGDESTESCEENDKSTCPHVAKAVDLAKLRKSLKASGGFDKECAECKKSGKTDAADPDFEEDLTLWLCLRCGSQLCGRARNKHALNHFNTPHSDCHALTTNTTTWEVHCYKCNNEVTASSAKKLHECIEYLKKQPVAGEKPKPLPPIEIFYDEPVAKTDSSIVNKGKEKAMALSLPRVRGLSNLGNTCFFNSVMQCLVQTPYLLNVLQEMSTPGERFMLPGGKLKLRGDGEDGKEVELPPIAGQLAEWGTLTKTLAETLAELQTGEGGVYTPRRLLSALVNKLPQFGGGDQHDSHELLRHLLEAVRSEDLRRYQSVILSSLGMNSKVDPAKVDGEVKQKVKFYGQQASDTMLRPEQVRTSFPPPQVFRGFLVSTLECQECFHQSDRAEYFLDLSLPVAASRPQPPALVRRKTPNGNSTSKDEAAGEAAGASKEEGKSSSESDADVEDNLDDAPRRNDTHSVSVGTQAIAHTAANFAAYHMESGYNSEKVISSDSIRTSPVDLDKEKADNTPENGEKEKVIYADSSTSTTAIPLEYKPLISLENLSNPDSGVASPEGTKHNSTETVDNVESPVNGKELGSHSSLSSEVNMDLARLSPVKTDFDLDLAGLSPVKTDVESPVKNEFERPVSRISFAPEYSNEVVSRGISVQGCRNLLEHSGESSYESLPEAKSQETTVPELTNHQEVISKLDKLELEGCKDKKPAVAAKEAAIPAPPPAPRPALNNVDLDKSLQRDFMPYSRQSPLSSRYVCDEDECSIQSCLSQFTALELLTGNNKVGCETCTERINGKDGKTVYTNATKRFLVSSPPAILILHLKRFQIGPRCMFRKMSKHVDFPTVLDLAPFCAMDKLKKLPNVTKGQDELLYSLYGVVEHSGGMHGGHYVAYVKVRPPVKANDPRWWFLPKSANTSPGSTGSGDADADSESDLSGYESGEAPTPAAEVPPGKWYYVSDSMVSEISEEKVLRAQAYLLFYERIL
- the LOC105381081 gene encoding ubiquitin carboxyl-terminal hydrolase 45 isoform X1 — encoded protein: MVKKKRQSDPGENGDESTESCEENDKSTCPHVAKAVDLAKLRKSLKASGGFDKECAECKKSGKTDAADPDFEEDLTLWLCLRCGSQLCGRARNKHALNHFNTPHSDCHALTTNTTTWEVHCYKCNNEVTASSAKKLHECIEYLKKQPVAGEKPKPLPPIEIFYDEPVAKTDSSIVNKGKEKAMALSLPRVRGLSNLGNTCFFNSVMQCLVQTPYLLNVLQEMSTPGERFMLPGGKLKLRGDGEDGKEVELPPIAGQLAEWGTLTKTLAETLAELQTGEGGVYTPRRLLSALVNKLPQFGGGDQHDSHELLRHLLEAVRSEDLRRYQSVILSSLGMNSKVDPAKVDGEVKQKVKFYGQQASDTMLRPEQVRTSFPPPQVFRGFLVSTLECQECFHQSDRAEYFLDLSLPVAASRPQPPALVRRKTPNEETMYNTQEENKPSKHQLKKERIAARKAARKNKGNSTSKDEAAGEAAGASKEEGKSSSESDADVEDNLDDAPRRNDTHSVSVGTQAIAHTAANFAAYHMESGYNSEKVISSDSIRTSPVDLDKEKADNTPENGEKEKVIYADSSTSTTAIPLEYKPLISLENLSNPDSGVASPEGTKHNSTETVDNVESPVNGKELGSHSSLSSEVNMDLARLSPVKTDFDLDLAGLSPVKTDVESPVKNEFERPVSRISFAPEYSNEVVSRGISVQGCRNLLEHSGESSYESLPEAKSQETTVPELTNHQEVISKLDKLELEGCKDKKPAVAAKEAAIPAPPPAPRPALNNVDLDKSLQRDFMPYSRQSPLSSRYVCDEDECSIQSCLSQFTALELLTGNNKVGCETCTERINGKDGKTVYTNATKRFLVSSPPAILILHLKRFQIGPRCMFRKMSKHVDFPTVLDLAPFCAMDKLKKLPNVTKGQDELLYSLYGVVEHSGGMHGGHYVAYVKVRPPVKANDPRWWFLPKSANTSPGSTGSGDADADSESDLSGYESGEAPTPAAEVPPGKWYYVSDSMVSEISEEKVLRAQAYLLFYERIL